The following is a genomic window from Brevibacterium limosum.
ATGGGCTATGACCAGGTCGTCATCGAGGGTGTGGCGAAGGACAAGGCGCTGGTGTCGGCGAAGCTCGGCCTCAAGATCAAGAGCATGTTCAAACGCGGGGACCAGACGAAGCTCTTTCTCGTCAAGTACCTGCAATCTGACCGGACCTACAACCTGTCTCGACAGCAGCGGGTGCTCGGCATCTCGACCACCCAGCATCTCATCCCGTCGCGCCTGCAGTGATGGGGCGGCGGCGAAGCGACCGAGGCTCAGCGCTTGAGCCTGACGTCAGATGCGCAGACGGCCGCCGCGGTCCGGCAAATGCTGTCACCGCTTCAGCCCGTGCTGAGCCGCAACGATCTTCGACACCAGCGACCGCGGAAGCGCGCGCTTGAGGATGAACGGCAGCGGCGCCCTGCTGCCGACGGCGTAGAACTCCCGCGGCCTCGGCACGATGATGGCATCGACGATCGTGGAAGCGACCTTCTCTGCCGGAATGCCGCCGCGCTCATTGGCGTCGAGATGCTCGAGCATCGTCGTGACGTCCGTCGAATAGGGCGAATCCTCGTCGAGGTACTTCGTCCGGCGCTGTCCGATGCCCGTGGCGATCGATCCCGGTTCGACCGTGCTCACCCACACGCCGAACGGTGAGAGCTCCTGTCGGGCGGCCGTGGCGAAAGCGCGCAGAGCCGCCTTCGCCGCCGAATACGAGCTGCGATGAGCCAGGGGGAAGCTGGCGAGCATGGACCCGACCATGATGATGCGTCCCCGGCTGCGCGCACGCATTCCGGGCAGAACGAGCTGGCTCAACCGAACGGGTCCGAACACGTTCGTGCGGAAGAGTCGTTCGACGGCATCGGTCGGCAGCTCTTCGAACGGACCCGACTGACTCTCACCGGCGTTGTTGATGAGCACCTCGATGTCGTCGAGCAGGCCGATGTCGTCGAGTTCTCCGGCCAACCGGTCCGGACCATCGGGGTCGGCCAGGTCGAGTCGCAGATAGCGGACACCCGGGGTTCGATCGGCAGGTGAGAGGCGGTCGGGATTCCGACTGGTCGCCAGCACCGTGCAGCCCTTCGCGGCCAGTGCCTCCGCGACGGCTCTGCCGATTCCGGAGGTGCCCCCGGTGACGAGGACGATGAGATCTGCCTGCGCGGCGCCGGTCATTCCTGCTCTCCTCCGCCGATCGGGGCCCTGCTGCCGGGCTGACCGGATGCGCTGCGGGCGGACTGCTCCGCGACCGCACGCCCGGCGCGCAGACCCGAGAAGATGCACCCGCCGAGGAACGTTCCCTCGAGCGCGTTGTACCCGTGCATTCCACCGCCTCCGAATCCGGTGACCTCGCCGGCTGCATAGAGGCCAGGAATCGGCGTGCC
Proteins encoded in this region:
- a CDS encoding SDR family NAD(P)-dependent oxidoreductase — protein: MTGAAQADLIVLVTGGTSGIGRAVAEALAAKGCTVLATSRNPDRLSPADRTPGVRYLRLDLADPDGPDRLAGELDDIGLLDDIEVLINNAGESQSGPFEELPTDAVERLFRTNVFGPVRLSQLVLPGMRARSRGRIIMVGSMLASFPLAHRSSYSAAKAALRAFATAARQELSPFGVWVSTVEPGSIATGIGQRRTKYLDEDSPYSTDVTTMLEHLDANERGGIPAEKVASTIVDAIIVPRPREFYAVGSRAPLPFILKRALPRSLVSKIVAAQHGLKR